In Paenibacillus sp. G2S3, a single window of DNA contains:
- a CDS encoding carbohydrate ABC transporter permease, whose product MSKIRNKKKREKFDVISNVIIVLFALLNLFPLYWLFTSSLKNSSDVVKMPPDWWPKSITFSNYVDVFQNQPALRWTFNSIYVSGVSTIIVIVVGAMAAYAFSKINFKGKDIIFIIFISSLMIPKEIMIVPLFRITQQFGMVNSYNGMIWPNVAGAFGVFLLKGFFDLTPNALREAGRIDGANEWRIFTRIMVPIIKPGIGALFILNFVQVWNDYLWQLVIGQENKMKTLMVGTATLMQDLNPNFAYKMAGATIAAIPMLLVFMLFQRFFTNGITAGAVKE is encoded by the coding sequence ATGTCGAAAATAAGAAATAAGAAGAAGAGAGAGAAGTTTGATGTGATATCGAATGTGATCATTGTCCTCTTCGCGCTCCTTAATCTTTTTCCATTGTATTGGTTATTCACTAGTTCGCTTAAGAACAGTTCAGATGTTGTGAAGATGCCTCCAGACTGGTGGCCTAAATCGATCACATTTTCCAACTATGTGGATGTGTTTCAGAACCAACCGGCTTTGAGATGGACGTTTAATAGTATTTATGTCTCAGGCGTATCTACGATTATCGTTATTGTTGTAGGCGCTATGGCTGCCTATGCATTCTCGAAGATCAATTTTAAAGGGAAAGATATCATCTTCATTATTTTCATATCGAGCTTGATGATTCCTAAAGAAATTATGATCGTACCTTTATTCCGGATTACACAGCAATTTGGAATGGTGAATTCGTATAACGGTATGATTTGGCCGAACGTCGCGGGTGCATTTGGAGTGTTCCTATTAAAAGGATTCTTCGATTTAACCCCTAACGCTTTAAGAGAAGCTGGGAGAATAGATGGTGCAAACGAATGGAGAATCTTCACTCGCATCATGGTACCTATTATTAAACCTGGTATTGGAGCCTTATTTATTCTGAATTTCGTGCAAGTCTGGAATGATTATTTGTGGCAGCTGGTTATAGGCCAAGAGAACAAAATGAAAACATTAATGGTTGGTACTGCGACCTTAATGCAGGATTTGAATCCTAATTTCGCATATAAAATGGCCGGAGCCACCATCGCTGCAATTCCGATGTTGCTAGTGTTCATGTTATTCCAACGGTTCTTCACCAATGGAATTACAGCAGGAGCAGTTAAAGAATAA
- a CDS encoding ROK family protein: MRILAVDIGGTNTKMCICDKLGNVHNFKEYATESHLGGPHVISRLLDKIAENDDFDAIAISTAGQVNAEEGIIVYANENIPRYTGMKIKEIVTNHFHKPVMVENDVNSAALGEAYYGAAQNFNTFLCLTFGTGIGGAIVMNRQIYKGADGVAAEFGHILTHPLSDAVEGLPFYEKYASTTALVKMAQLADPECVDGKVLFEKIHNGDEALKQILDSWVTEVSVGLASIIHIFNPSAIIIGGGVMEQEDLVQRVEERTKSLIMESFAGVRIVKASLGNKAGLLGASSLFTH; encoded by the coding sequence ATGAGAATTCTCGCTGTAGATATTGGCGGTACCAATACCAAGATGTGTATATGCGATAAGCTTGGGAATGTTCATAACTTTAAGGAGTATGCAACGGAGAGCCACTTGGGAGGGCCGCATGTAATCTCAAGATTGCTTGATAAGATTGCAGAAAATGATGATTTTGATGCGATTGCTATAAGTACGGCCGGTCAAGTCAATGCTGAAGAAGGAATTATAGTCTATGCTAACGAAAATATACCTAGATATACAGGGATGAAGATTAAGGAAATTGTAACTAATCATTTTCATAAACCTGTTATGGTAGAGAACGATGTGAATTCAGCAGCATTAGGCGAGGCTTATTATGGTGCTGCCCAGAACTTTAACACTTTCTTATGCTTGACGTTTGGCACGGGCATTGGTGGTGCCATTGTAATGAACCGCCAAATCTATAAAGGTGCAGATGGGGTGGCGGCCGAATTTGGTCATATCCTGACACATCCATTGTCAGATGCGGTGGAGGGACTGCCTTTTTATGAAAAGTATGCTTCAACCACTGCTTTAGTGAAGATGGCTCAGCTGGCAGATCCCGAATGTGTAGATGGAAAAGTCCTATTTGAGAAAATACACAATGGGGACGAAGCTCTGAAACAGATCTTGGATTCATGGGTAACTGAGGTGTCTGTGGGTTTAGCTTCAATTATTCATATTTTTAATCCATCCGCTATAATTATTGGGGGTGGCGTTATGGAGCAAGAAGATTTAGTTCAAAGGGTAGAAGAACGGACGAAGTCTTTAATTATGGAGAGTTTTGCGGGTGTAAGAATTGTTAAGGCCTCACTTGGGAATAAGGCAGGCTTGCTAGGCGCTTCCTCTTTATTCACACATTAA
- a CDS encoding N-acetylmannosamine-6-phosphate 2-epimerase, translating to MNTENNVLKKIKHKLVVSSQALPEEPLHSPFIMGRMAYAAYLGGASGIRANSVADIQEIKKTVDLPIIGIIKRVYEGSEVFITPTLKEVEELYREGVDIIAMDATDRTRPDGSTISELFPHIRETYKDQLFMADCSTFEEAAKAVELGFDLVGTTLSGYTEYTKERSLPDFELVRQIVSNFSVPVIAEGGVSTPEELKTMFDLGVYSAVVGSAITRPMEITKRFVDAIAGEGR from the coding sequence ATGAATACTGAAAATAATGTACTTAAAAAGATAAAACATAAACTAGTCGTCTCCAGTCAAGCCTTACCCGAAGAACCGCTGCATAGTCCGTTTATAATGGGAAGAATGGCTTATGCAGCATACTTGGGCGGTGCTTCAGGCATTCGGGCAAATAGCGTAGCGGATATTCAAGAAATTAAGAAAACAGTGGATCTACCTATCATTGGGATCATCAAAAGGGTATATGAAGGTTCTGAAGTGTTCATTACACCAACCCTGAAGGAAGTAGAGGAGCTTTACCGCGAAGGGGTAGATATCATTGCTATGGACGCGACGGACCGGACTCGTCCGGATGGATCAACCATCTCAGAACTATTTCCTCACATAAGGGAGACCTATAAAGATCAACTGTTTATGGCAGATTGCTCTACATTTGAAGAAGCTGCTAAAGCCGTCGAGCTGGGGTTTGATCTTGTGGGAACTACCTTAAGCGGATATACAGAATACACCAAAGAGCGGTCACTTCCAGATTTCGAGCTAGTCAGACAAATCGTAAGCAACTTCTCTGTGCCTGTGATAGCTGAAGGCGGTGTTTCCACTCCTGAAGAACTGAAGACAATGTTCGATCTAGGTGTTTATTCAGCAGTAGTCGGCTCAGCGATTACAAGACCAATGGAGATTACCAAAAGGTTTGTAGACGCTATTGCCGGAGAGGGTAGATAA
- a CDS encoding YhcH/YjgK/YiaL family protein: MILGSLSSWEEHSRYENSVIAEAIEELKVILQHEPDLGRIEIRGNEIYVSVMALEAKSLEEQVAEKHEAYIDVHYLIEGEETIGWSPLQEGIEATKPYDAEADYALYPPSSDEILLTLKPGMFAVFFPHDVHRPGMGQPGMKIKKAVIKIHVGLLSS; this comes from the coding sequence ATGATCTTAGGTTCATTGTCATCTTGGGAAGAGCATAGCAGATATGAGAATTCAGTCATTGCAGAGGCTATTGAGGAATTAAAAGTCATCTTACAGCACGAACCTGATCTCGGGCGAATCGAGATTCGCGGTAACGAGATATACGTTTCGGTTATGGCGCTTGAGGCGAAGTCGCTAGAGGAACAGGTTGCTGAAAAGCATGAGGCTTATATTGATGTGCATTATCTGATTGAAGGTGAAGAAACGATCGGTTGGTCCCCTCTGCAAGAAGGGATCGAGGCTACTAAGCCTTACGATGCCGAAGCAGATTATGCGCTCTATCCTCCGTCATCCGATGAAATTTTGTTAACTTTGAAGCCGGGGATGTTCGCTGTCTTTTTCCCGCATGATGTACACAGACCTGGTATGGGTCAACCGGGCATGAAGATTAAGAAGGCTGTTATTAAGATACATGTAGGGTTATTAAGTTCATAG
- a CDS encoding amidohydrolase/deacetylase family metallohydrolase — translation MDERYVLRQVKRVSGEEIDIVIENGKIAEITPAGEAHGGREWEGSGAYVSSGWIDMHVHAFREFDPYGDEIDEIGVRQGVTTLVDAGSCGADRIGDLARDASQAKTNVLAFLNISRIGLLRIDELSNLEWIDKEKILQSVRTYGEIIVGLKARISKSVVGASGIEPLHIARSLSMETGLPLMVHIGSAPPDIEEVMPLLQRKDIVTHYLNGKENNLFAADGQPLQVLTEAIERGVHLDVGHGTASFSFKVAEAAKRNGIGLNTISTDIYRVNRMKGPVFSMSNVLSKFLCLGYALDEIMAAITYNAAEWLGRPELGRIQVGDSANLTLFTVQHEPTVLIDSEGEERVTDKVIHAKGVVLGGEFIKCEIRA, via the coding sequence ATGGATGAAAGATACGTGCTCCGTCAGGTGAAACGAGTAAGCGGAGAAGAGATCGACATTGTAATCGAAAATGGCAAGATCGCAGAGATCACCCCGGCAGGTGAGGCGCATGGGGGGCGGGAGTGGGAAGGTTCAGGCGCGTACGTATCCAGTGGCTGGATCGATATGCATGTGCATGCCTTTCGCGAATTTGATCCATATGGTGACGAGATCGATGAGATCGGTGTCCGGCAAGGGGTGACCACCCTAGTCGATGCTGGTAGCTGCGGGGCGGATCGGATAGGTGATCTGGCCCGGGATGCGTCTCAGGCTAAGACGAATGTGCTGGCTTTCTTAAATATCTCGCGGATCGGACTGCTAAGAATTGACGAATTATCCAACTTGGAATGGATTGATAAGGAGAAGATCCTGCAATCCGTACGAACCTACGGGGAGATAATCGTGGGATTAAAGGCTAGGATCAGCAAGAGCGTTGTTGGCGCGAGCGGGATTGAGCCGCTGCATATTGCACGAAGCCTTTCAATGGAGACGGGGCTGCCGTTAATGGTACATATCGGTTCAGCACCGCCAGATATCGAAGAGGTTATGCCTCTTTTGCAGCGTAAGGATATCGTGACTCATTATCTCAACGGAAAAGAGAATAATTTGTTCGCTGCGGATGGCCAGCCGCTTCAGGTACTGACTGAGGCTATTGAACGGGGAGTTCATCTGGATGTGGGACATGGAACAGCAAGCTTCTCTTTTAAGGTAGCTGAGGCTGCTAAACGTAATGGTATTGGACTGAATACGATTAGCACAGATATCTATCGAGTGAACCGAATGAAGGGACCTGTCTTTAGCATGTCTAATGTACTTTCCAAGTTTCTATGTTTGGGCTATGCTCTGGATGAGATTATGGCAGCGATTACTTACAATGCGGCAGAATGGCTGGGCAGGCCGGAGCTAGGCCGAATTCAGGTGGGTGATTCTGCTAACCTGACCCTGTTCACCGTGCAACATGAACCTACTGTGTTGATTGATTCTGAAGGGGAAGAAAGAGTGACGGATAAAGTAATTCATGCAAAAGGAGTGGTTCTGGGTGGGGAATTCATTAAATGCGAAATACGGGCTTAA
- a CDS encoding MurR/RpiR family transcriptional regulator — MRTISIFSSIHSKYNNLTNTEKKVADYVLENTRSVVYMSITDLADACDVGESSIFRFCKSLSYKGYQEFKIALAHSITVENEIPQLTDQILMDDTTEAVASKVLTTNVSALNETYNLIDIQKINEAIDYMINAERVSFFGVGSSLITAMEAKIKFMRITNKTECLMDSHLQMMSAALMSNRDVAVIISYSGSTKDSIEVARKAKERGAKVVSITRFEKSPLTSYSDLTLLCGANEGPLQGGSLSAKISQLYLLDILYVEYFKRTSEQSIINKETTAAAVSEKLL, encoded by the coding sequence TTGCGAACAATCAGTATTTTTTCTTCTATTCATTCCAAGTACAACAATTTGACGAATACGGAGAAGAAGGTAGCGGACTACGTCCTGGAGAACACGAGAAGTGTTGTCTATATGTCGATTACTGATCTTGCAGATGCGTGCGATGTAGGTGAATCAAGTATTTTTCGATTTTGCAAATCTTTAAGTTATAAAGGGTATCAAGAATTCAAGATTGCACTCGCTCATAGTATCACTGTGGAGAATGAGATCCCGCAGCTTACGGATCAAATTCTAATGGACGACACTACTGAAGCCGTGGCTTCCAAAGTGCTGACCACAAATGTAAGTGCACTGAACGAGACCTATAATTTAATTGATATACAGAAGATCAATGAAGCCATTGATTATATGATTAACGCGGAACGTGTATCATTCTTCGGCGTGGGCTCTTCTCTAATCACGGCGATGGAAGCCAAAATTAAATTTATGCGCATTACGAACAAAACGGAATGTTTGATGGATTCACATCTTCAGATGATGTCTGCAGCGCTGATGTCTAACCGAGATGTCGCTGTAATCATTTCTTATTCCGGCTCAACTAAAGATAGTATCGAAGTTGCAAGAAAGGCGAAGGAACGAGGCGCTAAGGTGGTGTCTATTACGAGATTTGAAAAGTCACCTTTAACGTCGTATTCGGATCTTACCTTGCTATGTGGTGCTAATGAGGGTCCTCTGCAGGGCGGTTCATTATCTGCTAAGATCTCACAGCTCTATCTGCTGGATATTTTATATGTAGAATATTTCAAGAGGACTAGTGAGCAGTCCATTATTAATAAAGAAACAACAGCTGCGGCAGTTAGTGAGAAGCTCCTATAA